In a genomic window of Paracoccaceae bacterium:
- a CDS encoding D-alanine--D-alanine ligase, translated as MGGPSAEREVSLSSGQACAAALREEGFEVIEVDAGRDICSVLDDVAPDAVLNCLHGRWGEDGCVQGLLEWQGVPYSHSGVLSSALAMDKQRSKEAFVAAGLPVVASVLAPASDVRVRHVMPPPYVVKPNNEGSSVGVYLVHEASNGPPQLSANMPDEVMVEAFAPGRELTTTVVGDRALTVTDILTDGWYDYDAKYKPGGSRHVVPADVPSEIFDLCMEYALRAHETLGCRGVTRTDFRWDESKGSEGLILLETNTQPGMTATSLTPEQAQKCGMSLGQLCAWMVEDASCDR; from the coding sequence ATGGGCGGCCCTTCGGCTGAGCGCGAAGTGTCTCTGTCAAGCGGGCAAGCCTGTGCAGCCGCGCTGCGGGAAGAGGGATTTGAAGTGATTGAGGTCGATGCAGGCCGCGATATCTGTTCCGTGCTCGATGACGTCGCGCCAGATGCTGTTCTGAATTGCCTTCATGGACGTTGGGGCGAAGATGGCTGCGTGCAGGGTTTGCTGGAATGGCAAGGGGTTCCTTATTCGCATTCTGGCGTTTTGTCCTCGGCTCTGGCGATGGATAAACAGCGCAGCAAAGAAGCTTTCGTCGCGGCCGGTTTGCCCGTTGTTGCCAGCGTTCTTGCCCCTGCGAGTGACGTGCGGGTGCGCCATGTGATGCCGCCGCCCTATGTGGTCAAGCCCAACAACGAAGGGTCTTCTGTTGGCGTTTACTTGGTGCATGAGGCCAGTAACGGTCCGCCGCAACTCTCTGCCAATATGCCGGATGAAGTCATGGTGGAGGCCTTCGCTCCGGGGCGTGAATTGACCACAACGGTTGTTGGGGATCGCGCGCTAACAGTGACGGATATCCTGACCGACGGCTGGTACGATTATGACGCAAAATACAAGCCCGGCGGGTCGCGCCATGTGGTGCCAGCGGATGTGCCATCAGAGATTTTTGATCTGTGCATGGAGTATGCCCTGCGCGCGCATGAAACGCTCGGGTGTCGTGGCGTCACCAGAACCGATTTCCGTTGGGATGAGAGCAAAGGTTCAGAGGGTCTGATCTTGCTCGAAACAAACACCCAGCCCGGAATGACCGCAACGTCTCTGACGCCAGAACAGGCACAGAAGTGCGGCATGAGCCTTGGACAACTTTGTGCCTGGATGGTGGAGGACGCATCATGCGATCGTTGA
- the murB gene encoding UDP-N-acetylmuramate dehydrogenase: MTGMPDVRGRLTPDRTLGDLTWLRVGGTADWLFQPADLEDLSSFLRALPLDVAVFPMGVGSNLIVRDGGMRAVVIRLGRGFNTIECNGTHVIAGAAALDAHVARKAADAGLDLTFLRTIPGSIGGAVRMNAGCYGSYTADVLVEAQAVTRSGEIVMLTPQDLQFAYRHSQLPEGWVLTQATFKAPKDESATLHARMAGQIAKRDATQPTKDRSAGSTFRNPAGFSSTGRDDDVHDLKAWKVIDDAGMRGARLGGAQMSEKHSNFLINTGGATAADLEGLGEEVRKKVYAQSGITLEWEIMRIGEN; the protein is encoded by the coding sequence ATGACTGGCATGCCCGACGTCCGAGGACGGCTGACGCCGGACCGCACTCTAGGCGATCTGACATGGCTGCGGGTTGGCGGGACGGCAGATTGGCTGTTTCAACCTGCTGATCTTGAGGACCTTTCCAGTTTCCTGCGGGCTTTGCCCCTTGATGTGGCTGTATTCCCGATGGGCGTCGGCTCAAACCTGATTGTGCGGGACGGCGGCATGCGCGCCGTGGTGATCCGTTTGGGCCGTGGGTTCAACACAATTGAATGTAACGGCACGCACGTGATCGCCGGTGCTGCGGCACTGGATGCCCATGTCGCCAGGAAAGCGGCGGACGCGGGTCTTGATCTGACATTTCTGCGAACCATACCGGGCAGTATAGGCGGCGCGGTGCGGATGAACGCGGGGTGTTACGGAAGCTACACAGCGGATGTTCTGGTTGAGGCGCAGGCGGTGACCCGCAGTGGTGAGATCGTCATGCTCACTCCGCAGGATTTGCAATTTGCGTATCGGCACAGCCAATTGCCGGAAGGGTGGGTTCTGACCCAAGCGACCTTTAAAGCACCCAAAGATGAGAGCGCGACGCTGCATGCCCGCATGGCCGGTCAGATTGCCAAACGCGATGCAACTCAGCCCACCAAAGACCGCAGCGCGGGGTCTACATTTCGCAATCCGGCAGGGTTTTCCTCCACCGGACGTGATGATGACGTGCATGATCTGAAAGCGTGGAAGGTCATCGATGATGCCGGTATGCGCGGCGCACGGTTGGGTGGCGCGCAAATGAGCGAGAAACACTCCAACTTTTTGATCAATACAGGCGGCGCTACGGCGGCGGATCTTGAGGGTTTAGGCGAAGAAGTGCGGAAAAAGGTTTACGCCCAAAGCGGTATCACGCTAGAATGGGAAATTATGCGCATCGGCGAGAATTAA
- a CDS encoding outer membrane protein assembly factor BamD: MSRLGSRKRVVAVVLVAATLAACGDRNSGRTTGNFFNPQEIPLETYSAEQIFERGEFELNRSRPDDAAFYFAEIERLYPYSDWARRALIMQAFSYHRDQDYPNSRSASQRFIDFYPDDEDAAYAQYLLALSYYDQIDEVGRDQGLTFQALQSLREVIERYPESEYARAAVLKFDLAFNHLAGKEMEIGRYYLRRNHYTAAINRFRVVVEDFQTTSHTPEALHRLVEAYLSLGLTDQAQTAGAILGFNYRSTDWYEDSFALLTGQGLTLEAAGDGWLRQVYRQTVKGNWL; the protein is encoded by the coding sequence ATGAGTAGGCTTGGGTCGCGCAAGCGGGTGGTGGCAGTGGTGCTGGTGGCAGCAACGCTAGCGGCATGTGGAGATCGCAATTCCGGCCGTACAACGGGGAATTTCTTCAATCCGCAGGAGATACCGCTTGAAACCTATTCCGCTGAGCAGATTTTTGAGCGTGGCGAGTTTGAATTGAATCGCAGCCGCCCGGATGACGCAGCATTCTACTTTGCGGAGATTGAACGGCTTTATCCGTATTCCGACTGGGCGCGTCGGGCGCTGATCATGCAGGCGTTTTCCTATCATCGCGATCAGGATTACCCAAACAGTCGATCCGCTTCACAACGTTTCATTGACTTTTACCCGGATGACGAAGACGCCGCTTATGCACAATATCTTTTGGCGCTGAGTTACTATGATCAGATCGATGAAGTCGGGCGTGATCAGGGGCTGACCTTTCAGGCACTACAGTCGTTGCGTGAAGTCATCGAGCGTTATCCCGAAAGTGAATACGCCCGGGCCGCTGTCTTGAAATTCGATCTGGCTTTCAATCATCTGGCTGGAAAGGAAATGGAAATCGGACGCTATTATCTGCGCCGCAATCATTACACAGCGGCGATTAACCGTTTCCGTGTGGTTGTGGAAGATTTCCAGACAACAAGTCATACGCCCGAAGCGTTGCATCGTCTGGTTGAGGCCTATTTGTCACTGGGCCTGACCGATCAGGCACAAACAGCGGGCGCGATCCTTGGGTTCAATTATCGCTCGACAGACTGGTATGAGGACAGCTTTGCACTGCTGACAGGGCAGGGGCTCACGCTGGAAGCTGCGGGTGATGGTTGGTTGCGTCAGGTGTACCGCCAAACGGTCAAGGGCAACTGGCTCTGA
- a CDS encoding chloride channel protein encodes MPSPKRSILSKQLDLALTTCRDGLRVIRHRGPNQIQFWFIALVVGIAAGFAALFFRKGVNALQTYLYGTEDVRLLHSFAESLPWYLVLIIPICGGLVVGLILHFFTNDGRARSVADVIHGAAMHDGRVEARAGLASALASLITLGTGGSTGREGPVVHLAAVISTWVNRRIHADGITGRDLLGCAVAAAVSASFNAPIAGALFALEVVLRHFAVHAFAPIVIASAAGTVINRLEFGDVTEFTLSTTGAVQFYQEMPAYLLLGLVCGVIAVAFMKAVFWADDFGTMVQEKTKLPRYLRPALAGAMLGGLAIYFPHIIGVGYETTSLALTGQLALWNAIVFAVLKAVAVAITMAGRMGGGIFSPSLMVGALSGLSFGLIATSVFPDVSSSLTLYALTGMGAVAAAVLGAPISTTLIVFELTGDWQTGLAVMVAVSMSTALASRLVDRSFFLTQLERRKVHLAAGPQAYLLAMFRVGPVMRATDDPRAASEEECWEMIGDGIYIDSNATLESAMPMFETGVRFIPVVTLSADASPPALHGALFHVDALKVYNRALAATAAEEHS; translated from the coding sequence ATGCCCAGCCCAAAGCGATCCATCCTGTCAAAGCAGCTTGACCTAGCGCTCACCACCTGTCGCGACGGGTTACGTGTGATCCGACATCGCGGACCTAATCAAATCCAGTTTTGGTTCATCGCCCTGGTTGTCGGGATTGCGGCCGGCTTTGCAGCATTATTTTTTCGCAAGGGTGTCAATGCTCTACAAACCTATCTCTATGGCACTGAAGACGTGCGCCTGCTGCACAGTTTTGCAGAGTCTCTACCGTGGTATCTGGTCCTGATCATCCCGATTTGCGGCGGATTGGTCGTGGGTTTGATCCTGCACTTTTTCACAAATGACGGGCGTGCCAGATCTGTGGCCGATGTCATCCACGGAGCAGCGATGCACGACGGGCGGGTCGAGGCCCGGGCGGGCCTGGCATCTGCACTTGCCTCCTTGATCACGCTGGGTACCGGCGGATCTACTGGTCGGGAGGGTCCGGTCGTTCACCTGGCGGCCGTGATTTCCACGTGGGTGAACCGGCGCATACACGCGGATGGGATCACGGGGCGTGACCTGTTGGGCTGTGCCGTCGCGGCAGCGGTATCGGCCAGTTTCAACGCCCCGATTGCAGGCGCGCTCTTTGCGCTTGAGGTGGTGTTGCGGCATTTCGCGGTGCATGCCTTTGCTCCGATCGTGATCGCCAGTGCCGCGGGTACGGTGATCAACCGGCTCGAATTTGGGGACGTCACCGAATTTACGCTGTCCACCACCGGGGCTGTGCAGTTTTATCAGGAAATGCCTGCTTATCTGTTGCTGGGTCTGGTCTGTGGGGTCATTGCGGTGGCCTTCATGAAAGCTGTTTTCTGGGCGGATGATTTCGGCACGATGGTTCAGGAAAAGACCAAATTACCGCGGTATCTACGCCCTGCTCTTGCCGGGGCCATGCTGGGTGGTTTGGCGATCTATTTTCCGCATATTATCGGGGTCGGCTATGAAACGACTTCTTTGGCATTGACCGGTCAACTCGCGCTGTGGAACGCAATTGTGTTTGCCGTCCTCAAGGCCGTGGCCGTCGCCATCACCATGGCAGGCCGTATGGGTGGTGGGATTTTCTCGCCTTCCCTCATGGTGGGGGCCCTGTCTGGGTTGAGTTTCGGGTTAATTGCAACCAGTGTTTTCCCTGATGTCTCCAGCTCACTGACTTTATATGCGTTGACGGGCATGGGGGCGGTTGCTGCTGCCGTGCTCGGCGCGCCGATTTCAACCACGTTGATTGTGTTTGAACTGACAGGGGACTGGCAGACCGGGCTTGCCGTCATGGTAGCCGTATCGATGTCGACGGCACTGGCGTCGCGGCTGGTGGATCGCAGTTTTTTCCTGACCCAACTGGAGCGCCGTAAGGTGCATTTGGCAGCCGGACCACAGGCCTATCTCCTGGCGATGTTCCGTGTGGGTCCCGTTATGCGCGCCACGGACGACCCGCGCGCAGCCAGCGAAGAGGAATGCTGGGAAATGATCGGTGATGGCATTTACATTGACAGCAATGCCACACTGGAATCCGCGATGCCGATGTTCGAAACGGGTGTGCGATTCATACCCGTCGTCACACTCAGCGCGGATGCATCACCCCCGGCGTTGCACGGCGCGTTGTTTCACGTGGATGCGCTTAAAGTGTATAATCGCGCGCTGGCTGCGACCGCCGCCGAAGAACACTCATGA
- a CDS encoding cell division protein FtsQ/DivIB yields the protein MRSLISRKARASDPAPSRWAWRMQRLMLTPAFLLTLRAGIPVALTVAAGAWYVADEGRRQAIQDTVSEVRANFETRPEFMVQLMAIDGADDALAGDIREVVPLDFPISSFDLNLEEIRGTITELAPVKTVGVRIRPGGVLQVEVTPRTPVAIWRGRSGLSLVDITGTHVGQVSKRMDRPDLMVIAGKGAQTRVKEALDLYRAAAPLGTRLRGIVRMGERRWDVVLDREQRILLPEQNPVEALDRVIALDGAQDILARDVVRVDLRLGARPTVQMSEQATTLWWNIKQFSGQ from the coding sequence ATGCGATCGTTGATCTCGCGCAAAGCCCGCGCCAGTGATCCCGCGCCTTCACGTTGGGCTTGGCGGATGCAACGGCTGATGCTGACGCCGGCGTTTTTATTGACGCTGCGCGCCGGAATTCCGGTTGCATTGACCGTGGCAGCTGGTGCTTGGTACGTGGCCGATGAGGGCCGCAGGCAGGCGATACAGGACACCGTATCCGAAGTCCGTGCGAATTTTGAGACACGTCCGGAGTTCATGGTGCAATTGATGGCCATTGACGGTGCTGATGACGCTCTGGCGGGGGACATACGCGAAGTCGTGCCCTTGGATTTTCCGATCAGCTCGTTTGATCTGAACCTCGAAGAAATACGCGGCACGATCACGGAACTGGCGCCCGTCAAAACGGTTGGCGTGCGCATCCGGCCCGGTGGCGTTTTGCAAGTGGAAGTGACCCCGCGCACACCTGTTGCGATTTGGCGCGGCCGCAGCGGTCTGAGCCTTGTTGATATCACTGGAACCCACGTGGGCCAGGTGAGCAAACGCATGGATCGGCCTGATTTGATGGTGATCGCGGGCAAGGGCGCGCAAACGCGTGTGAAAGAAGCACTGGATCTGTACCGCGCGGCCGCTCCTTTGGGGACCCGATTGCGTGGCATCGTGCGCATGGGCGAACGGCGCTGGGATGTCGTTTTGGATCGGGAGCAACGCATTCTACTTCCCGAACAGAACCCGGTTGAGGCGCTGGACCGCGTCATCGCGCTGGATGGTGCGCAAGACATTCTGGCCCGTGATGTGGTGCGGGTGGATTTACGGCTGGGCGCGCGGCCCACCGTGCAGATGAGCGAACAAGCCACCACATTATGGTGGAATATCAAACAGTTTTCGGGGCAGTAA
- the ftsZ gene encoding cell division protein FtsZ, translating to MTLTLTMPGQADLRPRITVFGVGGAGGNAVNNMIDKELDGVEFVVANTDAQALQQAKSDNRVQLGIKVTEGLGAGARATVGAAAAEESIEQIVDHLAGAHMCFITAGMGGGTGTGAAPIIAQAARELGVLTVGVVTKPFQFEGAKRMRQAEDGVEALQKVVDTLIIIPNQNLFRLANEKTTFTEAFSMADDVLYQGVKGVTDLMVRPGLINLDFADVRAVMDEMGKAMMGTGEADGEDRAIQAAEKAIANPLLDEISLRGAKGVLINITGGHDLTLFELDEAANRIREEVDPEANIIVGSTLDTDMGGLMRVSVVATGIDATDVNTEMPVPRRPLSQPLKPTVTAEEVVPEVAAAARAAEPEDLESVVAEAVEEPSLFESLDEQPASVTNVTEDTFEQEIPAAMDDGLPAPAYQPRVAAFEPSRVDADVEPDSFVAPRAPTPGTPSPEAMMRLRAAAQKAAPRSEQREAAAPREEVQGERPRFGINSLINRMTGHAEGPAQSAPRQQPPVQHRTAEPAPMPQEPADPDQERIEIPAFLRRQAN from the coding sequence ATGACACTTACCCTTACTATGCCGGGACAGGCAGACCTGAGACCTCGTATCACTGTATTTGGCGTGGGGGGTGCTGGCGGCAACGCGGTCAATAATATGATCGACAAAGAGCTTGATGGGGTTGAGTTCGTTGTGGCCAACACGGATGCGCAAGCGCTGCAACAAGCCAAGTCGGACAACCGGGTGCAATTGGGGATCAAGGTTACAGAAGGTCTGGGCGCTGGCGCTCGTGCCACAGTTGGTGCTGCCGCCGCTGAAGAGAGCATTGAGCAAATCGTCGATCATCTGGCTGGCGCGCACATGTGTTTCATCACGGCGGGCATGGGCGGTGGCACCGGTACAGGTGCCGCGCCGATCATTGCGCAAGCCGCACGGGAATTGGGTGTTTTGACGGTAGGTGTTGTCACCAAGCCGTTCCAGTTTGAGGGCGCAAAGCGGATGCGTCAGGCTGAAGACGGTGTTGAGGCGCTGCAAAAGGTTGTGGATACGCTGATCATCATTCCAAACCAGAACCTGTTCCGTCTGGCGAATGAAAAAACCACCTTCACCGAAGCCTTTTCCATGGCGGATGATGTTTTGTATCAAGGTGTTAAGGGCGTAACCGACCTGATGGTGCGCCCTGGGCTTATCAATCTTGATTTTGCTGATGTCCGCGCCGTTATGGACGAAATGGGCAAGGCGATGATGGGCACAGGCGAGGCGGACGGCGAAGATCGTGCGATCCAGGCGGCCGAAAAGGCGATTGCCAATCCGTTGCTGGACGAAATCAGTTTGCGCGGTGCTAAAGGTGTCCTGATCAACATCACTGGCGGTCATGATCTGACTCTGTTTGAACTGGATGAGGCGGCGAACCGCATTCGTGAAGAGGTGGATCCAGAGGCCAACATCATCGTTGGTTCCACATTGGATACCGATATGGGCGGTCTCATGCGGGTCAGTGTCGTTGCAACCGGAATCGATGCAACAGATGTGAACACAGAGATGCCGGTGCCGCGTCGCCCGCTTTCCCAGCCGTTGAAACCGACCGTGACGGCCGAAGAGGTCGTTCCAGAAGTTGCGGCTGCCGCGCGTGCGGCAGAGCCGGAAGATCTGGAAAGTGTCGTTGCTGAGGCTGTAGAAGAGCCAAGCCTGTTTGAATCACTGGACGAGCAGCCCGCTTCGGTGACGAATGTCACAGAAGATACCTTCGAGCAGGAAATCCCTGCGGCTATGGATGATGGTTTGCCAGCGCCCGCCTATCAGCCCAGAGTTGCAGCTTTTGAACCGAGCCGGGTCGATGCGGACGTCGAGCCTGATAGTTTTGTCGCACCGCGCGCTCCGACACCTGGAACGCCATCGCCCGAGGCCATGATGCGTCTGCGCGCCGCGGCGCAAAAAGCAGCGCCCCGATCCGAGCAACGGGAAGCTGCCGCGCCGCGCGAAGAGGTACAGGGCGAGCGCCCCCGCTTTGGCATAAACTCTCTGATCAACCGCATGACCGGTCACGCAGAGGGTCCGGCGCAATCTGCACCGCGCCAGCAGCCTCCGGTACAGCACCGCACGGCAGAACCAGCGCCAATGCCGCAGGAGCCAGCAGACCCTGATCAGGAGCGGATCGAAATACCTGCATTTTTGCGCCGCCAAGCCAATTAA
- the ftsA gene encoding cell division protein FtsA, which produces MRNMRKAAMQRGVMAILDVGSSKISCLVLRFDGTGDLGEEGEIGSLAGQSGFRVIGAATTRSRGVHFGEISAMQETERAIRTALQGAQKMAGIRVDHVIACFAGAEPRSYGLDAQIPLEGQTVDEQDVARVLAACDVPDYGAGRDVLHAQPVNFAIDHRSGLSDPRGQLGNTLSVDMHMLTIDGDAVQHLAHCIKRCDLELAGIASSAYVSGIAALVEDEQELGSACIDLGGGTTGVSIFIKKHMIYADTVRMGGEHVTGDISMGLQVPMAMAERIKTMHGGVHATGVDDREMIEIGGDTGDFEHDRRTASRAEVIGIMRPRVEEILEEVRARLDAAGFDHLSSQQIVLTGGGSQIPGLDGLASKILGQQVRLGRPLRVHGLPQAATGPAFASVVGLSLFAAHPQDEWWDFDIPADRYPNRSLKRAVRWFRDNW; this is translated from the coding sequence ATGCGTAACATGCGCAAGGCGGCCATGCAGCGCGGTGTGATGGCTATTCTGGATGTGGGCAGCTCGAAAATATCCTGTCTTGTGCTGCGTTTTGATGGCACCGGGGATTTGGGTGAAGAGGGTGAGATCGGCTCGCTGGCAGGTCAGTCCGGCTTTCGTGTGATTGGCGCCGCGACCACACGCTCGCGCGGTGTCCATTTTGGTGAAATAAGTGCGATGCAGGAAACCGAACGGGCCATTCGCACGGCCTTGCAGGGAGCGCAGAAAATGGCAGGTATCCGCGTGGATCATGTCATCGCTTGCTTCGCCGGGGCCGAGCCGCGCTCTTATGGGCTTGATGCGCAAATTCCGCTGGAGGGTCAGACCGTTGACGAACAGGACGTGGCCCGGGTTCTGGCCGCCTGCGATGTGCCTGATTATGGCGCGGGGCGCGACGTTTTGCATGCGCAACCTGTGAATTTCGCGATTGATCACCGTTCCGGTCTGAGCGATCCGCGCGGGCAATTGGGCAATACGCTGTCGGTCGACATGCATATGCTGACCATTGATGGCGATGCGGTCCAGCATTTGGCGCATTGCATCAAGCGTTGCGATCTGGAGTTGGCGGGGATTGCCTCATCGGCCTATGTCAGCGGGATCGCGGCACTGGTTGAGGATGAACAGGAACTGGGATCGGCGTGCATTGATCTGGGGGGGGGCACCACGGGCGTGTCCATTTTCATCAAGAAACACATGATTTATGCCGACACGGTGCGCATGGGTGGTGAACATGTCACGGGTGATATTTCCATGGGGCTTCAAGTGCCTATGGCGATGGCGGAGAGGATCAAAACCATGCATGGCGGCGTACATGCCACGGGCGTGGATGACCGCGAGATGATTGAGATCGGCGGCGATACAGGTGATTTTGAGCATGATCGCCGCACGGCCAGCCGGGCTGAAGTAATCGGCATCATGCGTCCGCGAGTTGAGGAAATACTGGAAGAAGTGCGTGCAAGGCTGGATGCAGCTGGGTTTGATCATCTCTCAAGCCAGCAGATTGTATTGACCGGCGGCGGCAGTCAAATTCCGGGGTTGGACGGGCTTGCCAGCAAAATTCTGGGCCAGCAGGTACGCTTGGGGCGGCCGCTGCGCGTTCATGGTTTGCCACAAGCCGCAACGGGCCCAGCTTTTGCCTCCGTTGTCGGGCTGTCGCTTTTTGCGGCTCATCCACAAGATGAATGGTGGGACTTCGATATCCCGGCAGATCGCTATCCGAACCGCTCTCTCAAGCGCGCAGTGCGGTGGTTTCGTGATAACTGGTAG
- the recN gene encoding DNA repair protein RecN — MLRGLDISDMLIIDRLELAFQPGLNVLTGETGAGKSILLDSLGFVLGWRGRADLVRQGAAQGEVTAWFDLGPNHLAHEILKDAGLPGGDELILRRINTVEGRKTAWINDRRCSGEVLRQLSETLVELHGQHDDRGLLNPRGHRLILDEFAGLEDAKSKCRTAWSIKGQAAKALAAAEKVMAAIRDEEEFLRHAMAELDALHPQTGEEETLDTRRRAMQGAETIRSDVVRAHEILSGKGAETALSDALRWLDGAAEQSEGVLEAPMAALSRAMVELDEAVDGISGAIEALSFDPAELEDTEERLFAIRAMARKYDVLADDLAGFADTLRDKLAALDAGDADLAQLRKDLTAAEVVYHDAATELTRARQKAARALDKAVSAELAPLKMERAVFETQVRPDTPGPEGADAVDFTVATNPGAPSGALNKIASGGELSRFLLALKVCLTKNQTGLTMIFDEIDRGVGGATADAVGRRLAALAREGQVLVVTHSPQVAALGAHHWRVEKRVDAGMTTSTVTPLPSGDRVDEIARMLAGDTITEEARGAARALLAG, encoded by the coding sequence ATGCTGCGCGGACTTGATATCTCGGACATGCTGATCATTGATCGGTTGGAGCTTGCCTTTCAACCCGGTCTCAATGTTCTGACGGGTGAAACCGGCGCAGGGAAATCTATCTTACTGGATTCATTGGGGTTTGTCTTGGGCTGGCGGGGCCGTGCAGATCTTGTGCGTCAAGGGGCGGCGCAGGGCGAGGTTACGGCGTGGTTTGATCTGGGCCCAAACCATCTGGCTCACGAGATCCTGAAGGACGCGGGGTTACCGGGTGGAGATGAGTTGATCCTGCGAAGGATCAACACGGTGGAAGGGCGCAAAACCGCATGGATCAATGATCGGCGGTGTTCAGGCGAAGTGTTGCGCCAGCTGTCCGAAACACTTGTGGAACTGCACGGGCAGCACGATGATCGAGGACTTCTCAATCCCCGCGGGCATCGATTGATCCTGGATGAATTCGCAGGTTTGGAGGATGCCAAGTCCAAATGTCGGACAGCATGGTCGATAAAGGGGCAGGCGGCTAAAGCGCTGGCCGCTGCGGAAAAGGTGATGGCGGCCATTCGCGATGAGGAGGAGTTCCTCCGTCACGCTATGGCCGAATTGGATGCGCTTCATCCGCAAACGGGCGAAGAGGAAACTTTGGATACGCGGCGGCGTGCAATGCAGGGCGCCGAAACAATCCGCAGTGATGTGGTGCGGGCACATGAAATTCTAAGCGGCAAGGGGGCTGAAACCGCGCTGAGTGATGCGCTGCGTTGGCTGGACGGCGCGGCAGAACAATCCGAAGGTGTGTTGGAGGCTCCAATGGCCGCGTTGTCTCGGGCCATGGTTGAACTGGATGAAGCCGTTGACGGCATTTCGGGTGCGATCGAAGCTCTGTCGTTCGATCCCGCTGAACTCGAAGATACGGAAGAGCGGTTATTCGCGATCCGAGCCATGGCGCGCAAGTATGATGTTTTGGCGGATGATCTGGCCGGGTTTGCCGATACCTTGCGCGACAAGCTGGCGGCGTTGGATGCAGGGGATGCTGATCTGGCGCAACTGCGTAAAGACCTGACGGCAGCGGAGGTCGTCTATCACGACGCAGCAACTGAACTCACCCGCGCGCGCCAAAAAGCGGCACGCGCACTTGATAAGGCCGTCAGCGCGGAACTGGCACCGCTGAAAATGGAACGGGCCGTTTTTGAAACGCAAGTGCGCCCGGACACACCGGGGCCCGAAGGTGCGGATGCCGTGGACTTCACGGTTGCCACTAATCCCGGTGCGCCCTCGGGTGCTTTGAATAAAATTGCTTCGGGGGGGGAACTCAGCCGGTTCCTGCTGGCGTTAAAGGTTTGCCTGACCAAGAACCAGACCGGTTTGACGATGATTTTTGATGAAATTGACCGGGGCGTGGGGGGAGCGACGGCCGATGCAGTGGGGCGCAGATTGGCGGCGCTGGCGCGCGAAGGACAGGTGTTGGTTGTCACCCACTCGCCACAGGTTGCTGCATTGGGCGCGCACCATTGGCGGGTCGAGAAACGCGTTGATGCCGGAATGACCACGTCGACCGTGACCCCACTGCCGTCTGGCGACCGGGTCGATGAAATCGCACGTATGCTTGCAGGCGACACGATTACCGAAGAGGCACGCGGCGCGGCGCGGGCACTTCTGGCCGGATAA
- the lpxC gene encoding UDP-3-O-acyl-N-acetylglucosamine deacetylase, whose product MQTTIKSAISFSGCGLHTGHNATVTIRPAAAEHGIWFSRTDVAVGDRLIQARWDNVLRSPLCTKIENSAGLQVSTIEHIMAALAGCGVHNALVEIDGPEVPILDGSAAPFVRGIMQRGLRTLTAAVRAFEVLKTVTVTDGLASATLAPSDTLRIDFEIDFEDAAIGRQSKSLVMNNGSFARELCDSRTFCRQSDVDVMREKGLALGGTSGENAVVFDGGKVVSPGGLRHSDEPVRHKMLDALGDLALVGAPLIGHYTGVRAGHSLTNTLLRELFATPDAVRMIVCEKSTASRLPGYGLVWDEIPAVA is encoded by the coding sequence GTGCAAACAACGATTAAATCAGCGATCAGCTTTTCCGGCTGTGGCCTTCACACGGGGCACAATGCGACGGTGACGATCCGTCCGGCAGCCGCCGAGCATGGCATATGGTTCTCCCGCACCGACGTTGCAGTTGGTGACCGCTTGATTCAGGCGCGCTGGGACAACGTGTTGCGCTCACCGCTGTGCACAAAGATCGAAAATAGTGCGGGTCTTCAGGTTTCCACGATCGAGCATATCATGGCCGCTCTGGCGGGTTGCGGTGTGCATAACGCTCTGGTCGAGATAGATGGGCCCGAGGTGCCGATCCTTGACGGTTCTGCTGCACCTTTCGTGCGTGGTATCATGCAGCGTGGGCTCCGGACACTTACAGCAGCTGTAAGAGCATTTGAGGTTTTGAAAACGGTCACAGTCACCGACGGTCTGGCGTCTGCGACACTCGCGCCTTCGGATACTCTGAGGATTGATTTCGAGATTGATTTCGAGGATGCGGCCATTGGACGCCAGAGCAAGTCACTGGTGATGAACAACGGCAGTTTTGCACGAGAACTCTGCGACAGCCGTACATTCTGCCGCCAGTCGGATGTGGATGTGATGCGCGAGAAAGGTCTCGCATTGGGCGGGACGTCGGGTGAGAATGCGGTTGTGTTTGATGGCGGTAAAGTAGTGAGCCCCGGGGGCTTGCGCCACAGCGACGAGCCTGTGCGCCATAAGATGTTGGATGCGTTGGGCGATCTGGCGTTGGTTGGTGCCCCCTTGATTGGTCATTACACCGGCGTACGAGCGGGGCATTCCCTGACAAACACGCTCTTGCGGGAATTGTTCGCGACACCGGACGCGGTCCGCATGATTGTATGCGAAAAAAGTACTGCCTCCCGCCTGCCAGGTTATGGCCTCGTCTGGGATGAGATTCCGGCGGTCGCGTAG